The Syntrophaceae bacterium genomic interval GGGGTAAGGAATTCGTGCCCCCGGGTCTTCGCTTCCGTATAAGCCGCCACGATGATGGCGTTAAGATCTTCGCTGATCTGCATATGCCAATCCTTCCGCCGGGATTTCAGCCCGGTCAGGCCTCCTCCATGCTGCAGCGGAGGGGAAATTCCCTCTCTTTGGCCATGGAATGAACGAGGGATACCTTGGAGGAGGCGATATCATAGGTATACACCCCGCAGATGCCTTTCCCCTTGCGATGAACGTCCAGCATGATGCGTGTCGCTTCCGCCGCCGGCTTGTGAAAGACCGAGATCAGGACTTCCACGACGAAGTCCATGGTCGTGTAGTGGTCGTTGTGGAGGATCACCCGGAACATCCGAGGCTCCCGAAGGTCCACCTCGTCTTCTACGTCGATCCCTTCCCCGGGTCGGGGCGGTTCTGCCGGATAGTCAGCCATGAGTGAAAAACCGTTACCTCGCTTCTTGTCGCATGCCCATCGTCCTGAGTGGACGTCCAGGTTGATAATATAAGCAACCGGGGGGGAAATTCAAGCTCTCCCGGTAGAGGAATCCGGCGGGTCAGTCGGAGCGGCGGGACCGGAGGGCGCGGGGAATCAGGATCCGCTGGGCGATGAGAGAGGTGAACGTCCAGGAATTCCTCATGAAATCCAGAAACGGGCGATAGTGGGAAATCCGCAGGTCCCCGGGCGGATAGATCACCCGGACGGGAACTTCCATGACGGGGATATCTCGCCACCTCGCCCGGGCCAGGACTTCCACCTCGAACTGGAAGCGCCTTGCCCGCACGCCCAGGTTCAGCGTTTCAGGGAGGGGATAGACCCGGAAGCCGCTCTGGGTGTCCGCCACGGGCGGCCCTCCGGAGGCCCGGACCCAGAAATTCGAAAATTCCCGGCCGAAACGACTCGTCCAGGGAACCTCCCGGGCGTCCATGCCGCGGCGGTTTCCCACGACGAGGGGCCGCTGTCCCTCCGGAATGGCCGCCAGAAGGAGTGGAATATCCTCCGGGTCGTGCTGTCCGTCGGCGTCGATCGTCACGGCCCGGTCGGAGAATCGTGCTGCCTCGGCCAGCCCTGTGAGAATGGCGGCTCCTTTGCCCATGTTTTCCCTGTGATGGAGGACCGTGATGTCCCCGATGGACGCCAGGGCCTCCGGGGTGCCATCGGTGGAGCCGTCGTTGACGGCGATCACCGGATATCCCTGGTCCAGAACCCGCCGGATGACCGATGCGACGGTCGAGCCGTGATTGTAGACGGGAATGACGACGGGCGCATGGCTCGGATGCTTCCGTTCGGCCCGCATGGAAATCTCCCCTTCCGGAAGGGTTTTACTGCGCATTGTCACCCGGCACCGCATGGCGGAGAAAAGCCACGGCCCATGTTTCCGGCCCCATGTGGGCGGCGGACGTCATCGACAGGGGCTGGAGGAGGATCTCGGCGGCGGGAAAGCGCGAGCGGATCAGGGGGAGGACTTCTTTTTCCAGCCAGGGTCGGTTGTCCGAATGCTCAAGGAGCACCGGGCCGGTTCCTGCGGGAGCGAGCCCCGCCTCCAGTTTTTCGAGGGCATAGCGGACCTGATCGTTCCGGTTCCTTACGACCCCGACCTTCTTTGCCCCGTCGGGCAGGGGGCTGATGACGGGCTTCATATGAAGCATGTCGCCGAAGAAGGCGCTGCCTTTCGAGAGCCGGCCGCCCGCGGCGAGCCATTTCAGGCGGTCCAGGAAGATGTACTCCTCCGTCCGCGCCACGGCGTCCCGGGCGAAAGCCACGACGGCCTCCGGGTCGGATGCCCGGGCGGCAAACCGCGCCGTCTCGATGACCATCAGGCCCAGCCGGCCCGAGGCGGCGCCGGTGTCGATCACCGTCAGGCGGTCGTCCCGGTCGTTCCGGCTCTTCCATTCCCGGGCCACTTCATAGTTGCCGGTGAATACGGACCCGACGCAAAGGTAGAGGACGCGCCCGAAGCGGCCGAGAACGCTCTCGTAGGTCTGCTGCCGCTCGAGGACGGAGGCCTGGGAGGTGGAGACCTTCTCACCCCGCCGCATGGCCTCGAACAGCTCGCCCGGCGAGAAAAGGGTTTCCGGGAGGCACCGTGTCCCCACGGTGAGATAGCTGTCCAGGAGCGTGACGCCCAGCTTCCGGGCCCCCTCCCGGGTCAGTGATCCCGCCGCGTCGGTCATGATGTGGATCGAGGATTCCGCCGCGGCCGTGCTGAAATCGGTGGTCTGCCGGGTCAGGTCGTCGACGGACCATCGGACGACGGGGCCGATGGACTCGATGTTCTTCCTGAGGGAAACCGCGTCGTCGGTGTGAAGATGGACCTTCAGGTAGTCCTGTTCTCGGATAAGGACCACGCTGCGCCCGACGGCGGAAAGCCGGTTGTAGGTCTCCTCCGAGTCGTCCGCTCCCTGGAGCACCAGGTCCACGCACCATCCTCCCTCGTCGGGGCCGGACACGGACCGGCGGACCCGGAGGCGGTCTCCGAAGGCCTCGGTGACGGGGCGGACGCCCGCGATGGGGTTGCCCAGGGCGAGGAAGAACCCTTCGAAGAACAGGTACATGCCAAGAGCGCCCGCGTCGACGACGCCGGCGTCCCGGAGTTTCGGCTGCTGTTCCACCGTATCCCGAACCACGTCCTGAAGCCGGTCCATCAACCGGCGGTACCATCCCGGATCGGTCTCCCCGGGGGCGTCCCGGAGACCTTCTGCCAGGGCCTCGAAAAAGGTCAGCATGGTTCCGGGCTTGGGCTCCCGCACGGCACCACGGGCCTGGTCCGTTCCCCGGGCGACCGCGGCGGCAAGCGAGGGGATGTCTTCCGCGTGGAGGAGCCGGCTGAAGAAGCGGGCGGCGATGTTGCCCGAGTTTCCCCGGGCGGAGAGGAGCAGGTCACGGTTGAGGGCCTCCCGCTCGCGCTCCGGAAAGCGCAGCGGGGCCAGGCTGAGAACGAGATTCCGCCCCGTGTCGCCATCCGCCACAGGGAAGACGTTGATGTCGTCCAGAAGGTCGGACCAGGCGGTCACCCGTTCCACACCGGCGGCGAGGGCTCTGGTAAAATTCATATCCGTCTCTCAGAACCCGAGGGGCAGGCGGATTTCGTCGGGGATGGAGAAAAGGATTTCCATCTCCGGTGCCTTCACGGCCACCTGTTCGGTCCGGCCGCGGGTGCAGACCTGTCCGTCTGCCGCGAGCCGGATCTCGAAGTCGAAGACGAGCTTGAAGCGCGCCTCCCGGACGGTGGCCCGGCAGACGAATTCATCCTGGTAGCGGAGCGGGAGAATGTGTTTGGTCGAGGTCTTGATGATGGGAAAGACGATTCCGGTCCGCCGGTAGATCTCGTAGAGGTCGACCCCGCGGGCACCGAGCAG includes:
- a CDS encoding glycosyltransferase family 2 protein, whose product is MRAERKHPSHAPVVIPVYNHGSTVASVIRRVLDQGYPVIAVNDGSTDGTPEALASIGDITVLHHRENMGKGAAILTGLAEAARFSDRAVTIDADGQHDPEDIPLLLAAIPEGQRPLVVGNRRGMDAREVPWTSRFGREFSNFWVRASGGPPVADTQSGFRVYPLPETLNLGVRARRFQFEVEVLARARWRDIPVMEVPVRVIYPPGDLRISHYRPFLDFMRNSWTFTSLIAQRILIPRALRSRRSD
- a CDS encoding acyl-CoA thioesterase, with amino-acid sequence MENKEPISYEITRRVPFYDLDPIQVVWHGNYMNYFEDARVALLGARGVDLYEIYRRTGIVFPIIKTSTKHILPLRYQDEFVCRATVREARFKLVFDFEIRLAADGQVCTRGRTEQVAVKAPEMEILFSIPDEIRLPLGF
- the clpS gene encoding ATP-dependent Clp protease adapter ClpS; protein product: MADYPAEPPRPGEGIDVEDEVDLREPRMFRVILHNDHYTTMDFVVEVLISVFHKPAAEATRIMLDVHRKGKGICGVYTYDIASSKVSLVHSMAKEREFPLRCSMEEA
- a CDS encoding DegV family EDD domain-containing protein gives rise to the protein MNFTRALAAGVERVTAWSDLLDDINVFPVADGDTGRNLVLSLAPLRFPEREREALNRDLLLSARGNSGNIAARFFSRLLHAEDIPSLAAAVARGTDQARGAVREPKPGTMLTFFEALAEGLRDAPGETDPGWYRRLMDRLQDVVRDTVEQQPKLRDAGVVDAGALGMYLFFEGFFLALGNPIAGVRPVTEAFGDRLRVRRSVSGPDEGGWCVDLVLQGADDSEETYNRLSAVGRSVVLIREQDYLKVHLHTDDAVSLRKNIESIGPVVRWSVDDLTRQTTDFSTAAAESSIHIMTDAAGSLTREGARKLGVTLLDSYLTVGTRCLPETLFSPGELFEAMRRGEKVSTSQASVLERQQTYESVLGRFGRVLYLCVGSVFTGNYEVAREWKSRNDRDDRLTVIDTGAASGRLGLMVIETARFAARASDPEAVVAFARDAVARTEEYIFLDRLKWLAAGGRLSKGSAFFGDMLHMKPVISPLPDGAKKVGVVRNRNDQVRYALEKLEAGLAPAGTGPVLLEHSDNRPWLEKEVLPLIRSRFPAAEILLQPLSMTSAAHMGPETWAVAFLRHAVPGDNAQ